The Dermacentor albipictus isolate Rhodes 1998 colony chromosome 2, USDA_Dalb.pri_finalv2, whole genome shotgun sequence genome has a segment encoding these proteins:
- the LOC135914890 gene encoding sentrin-specific protease 1-like, producing MLARLKAKLLRFFLPSHRDGVPPEDRRRASEKRKRDESMDGDNDDDDDVIVEAWNKRKHFRTNDTRLAGPGRADNRHESWLRWAIRKPMQNYFVGQAVSCLTPSAPEAPHQRPVVPRLQPLHEQMTFWPLERNQNDRSSSGSASRASLLSTAERPEPTLELGGPVENHSSSLYKAGGAHTQRSQPQSPEMQKSLSPTNADSAVPVRNGGRYLASTPYSCMRLQEKREYQLLLRQQCTAPHCNMKLSLQDASMSTTDTNSTVGFTKTEWPLSRSRSPDATKAVKPRGDRPALASFTNSSSSTRHLTPSKIKASSKPLPTPASTFPKPTRGAASLARDPPTAKNSSASSSSTAHSSSPEVPELPSSHFFSPAWLQELKDKLTHMDQTAQACIISKEKGLEVKLEKTYSLHSRKKPPVTEVQAEVIKKEVLPKLTPKMEAAIDKALRPTPADEVIATGFKLTVTRKDMETLAGLNWLNDEVINFYMNMLMERGRTQPGLPSVYAFNTFFYPKLLASGYAAIKRWTRRVDIFAHDLILVPVHLGVHWCLAVIDFRHNKIRYYDSMGGRNPECLEALRKYLQEESRDKKQKELDLSKWTYETVKDIPHQMNGSDCGMFALKYAEYITRDAKITFEQLNMPYFRRRMVYEILTNKLL from the coding sequence ATGTTGGCGAGACTGAAGGCCAAGCTCCTCCGTTTCTTTTTACCTTCTCACAGGGACGGCGTACCGCCGGAGGACCGCCGGCGCGCTTCAGAGAAACGTAAACGCGACGAAAGCATGGATGGtgacaatgatgatgacgacgatgtcaTTGTCGAGGCCTGGAACAAACGCAAGCACTTTCGCACGAACGACACTCGTCTGGCAGGGCCGGGCAGAGCGGATAATCGTCACGAGAGCTGGCTGCGCTGGGCGATCCGCAAGCCGATGCAAAACTACTTCGTCGGCCAGGCGGTCAGTTGTCTCACCCCGAGCGCACCTGAAGCTCCCCACCAGCGACCTGTTGTGCCGCGGTTACAACCTCTGCACGAGCAGATGACGTTCTGGCCTCTGGAGCGGAACCAGAACGACAGATCTTCGTCCGGTTCTGCGTCGAGAGCGTCGCTACTGTCGACGGCTGAGCGCCCCGAGCCAACGTTGGAGCTTGGCGGGCCCGTCGAGAACCACAGCTCATCACTGTATAAAGCCGGCGGCGCGCATACGCAGAGGTCGCAGCCTCAGAGTCCCGAGATGCAGAAATCACTGAGTCCAACAAACGCCGATTCCGCGGTTCCAGTGCGCAATGGTGGTCGCTACCTGGCTTCGACGCCGTACAGTTGCATGCGCCTTCAAGAGAAGCGCGAATACCAGTTGCTTcttcggcagcagtgcaccgcTCCGCACTGCAATATGAAGCTAAGTTTGCAGGATGCGTCCATGAGTACCACTGACACCAATAGCACCGTTGGTTTCACGAAGACCGAGTGGCCTCTTTCGAGATCCCGATCGCCAGATGCGACGAAGGCTGTGAAACCGCGGGGTGATAGGCCAGCCCTTGCCTCTTTTACGAACTCGTCTTCTTCGACGAGGCATTTGACACCTTCGAAAATTAAGGCGTCCTCAAAACCTTTGCCGACTCCTGCGTCGACATTTCCCAAGCCAACTCGCGGGGCAGCTTCGTTAGCTCGtgatcctcctacagcaaagaaCTCGTCGGCGTCTTCGTCATCAACGGCGCACTCGTCGTCGCCTGAAGTGCCAGAACTTCCTTCCAGCCACTTCTTTTCACCGGCATGGCTCCAGGAGCTAAAAGACAAGCTCACACACATGGACCAAACTGCTCAGGCATGTATAATATCCAAGGAAAAGGGTTTAGAAGTCAAGCTAGAGAAAACTTATTCGTTGCATTCAAGAAAAAAGCCTCCTGTAACGGAGGTCCAAGCAGAAGTGATCAAGAAAGAAGTGCTCCCCAAGCTAACACCCAAGATGGAAGCTGCTATCGACAAAGCCCTGAGGCCAACTCCTGCCGATGAAGTGATCGCCACGGGATTCAAGCTGACGGTGACGCGTAAGGACATGGAAACACTTGCTGGTTTGAATTGGCTGAATGATGAGGTCATCAACTTCTACATGAACATGCTCATGGAGCGCGGCCGCACACAGCCGGGCCTGCCTTCGGTGTATGCCTTTAACACCTTCTTCTACCCCAAGCTGCTTGCCAGCGGTTATGCTGCTATCAAGCGTTGGACGCGACGAGTGGATATTTTTGCACACGACCTGATTCTTGTTCCTGTACATCTGGGCGTACACTGGTGCCTGGCGGTCATTGACTTCCGACACAACAAAATTCGTTATTATGACTCCATGGGCGGCAGAAATCCTGAGTGCCTCGAGGCGCTGCGCAAGTACCTCCAGGAAGAAAGTAGAGACAAAAAGCAGAAGGAACTTGATCTATCCAAGTGGACCTACGAGACTGTGAAAGACATTCCGCACCAAATGAATGGAAGTGACTGTGGCATGTTTGCACTGAAGTATGCGGAGTACATTACACGAGATGCGAAGATCACTTTTGAACAGTTGAACATGCCATACTTCAGGAGGCGCATGGTGTATGAAATTCTTACCAACAAGCTTCTCTAA